The segment GGTAGTCGCCGTTCCACTCCGTCCACAGCGGTGGGAATTCGCCGACGTTGTAGCCGCCCTCGCCCACGTCCCACGGTTCGGCAATGAGCTTGACCTGGGAGATGATCGGGTCCTGCTGGATGATGTCGAAGAAGGCCGACAGTTTATCGACCGCGTGTAGCTCGCGCGCCAGGGTGGAGGCCAGGTCGAAGCGGAATCCGTCCACGTGCATGTCCACCACCCAATAGCGCAGCGAGTCCATGATGAGCTGCAGCGAGTGCGGGGAGGACATGTTCAGCGAGTTGCCCGTGCCCGTGGTGTCGAAGTAGTGGGCGAGATCGCCGTCGACGAGCCGGTAGTAGGCGCGGTTGTCGATGCCGCGGAAGGAGAGAGTGGGACCCATGTGGTTACCCTCGGCCGTGTGGTTGTAAACCACGTCGAGGATCACCTCGATGTCGGCGTCGTGGTAAGCCTTGACCATCGCCTTGAACTCCTCCACCTGGGAGCCCATCCCACCCGAGGAAGAGTAGGTGTTCTGCGGTGCGAAGAAGCCGATCGTGTTGTATCCCCAGTAGTTGGACAGGCCCTTGTCTTGAAGGGAAGTGTCGTTAACAAACTGGTGAACCGGCATGAGTTCGACGGCCGTGATCCCCAATTCCTTGAGGTAGCGAACCATCGCGGGGTGGGCCATACCCATGTAGGTGCCACGGAGGTCTTCCGGGATGTCCGGGTGGAGCGCCGTCATGCCCTTCAGGTGGGCCTCGTAAATGACGGTGTTGTGGTATTCGTGCTTGGGTGGACGGTCGTGGCCCCAGTCGAAGAAGGGGTTGACGACGACGGAAAGCATCGTGTGGCCGAGCGAGTCCACCCCGGCAAGCTTGCCCGGATCGTTGAAATCGTAGGAGAAGTTGGCCTGGTGGTTGGCCACCTGGCCCTCGATCGCCTTTGCGTAAGGATCAAGGAGGATCTTGGACGGGTCGCAACGGTGGCCGTTGTCTGGCTCGTAGGGGCCATGGACGCGAAATCCGTAAAGCTGACCCGGCCGTACCCCCGGCAGGTAGCAGTGCCAGACGTGGGCGTCGACTTCGCGCAACTCGACGCGCGACTCACCTCCCGCCTCGTCGATCAGGCTAAGTTCGATCTTGTCTGCCACGGAGGAGAAGATCGCAAAGTTAGTGCCGGTGCCGTCGAAGGTGGCGCCGAGCGGATACGGTTTTCCTGGCCAAATTTCCATACCTTTAGAATCTCATGTCTGGGAGAAATTTTGGTAATAATGCGCCAGAGCGCGGAAAACTCCGGCATCTCTTAGCGTGTCGCAAGGAAACCGTGTATGGCGCAAAAGGGGCATGCCGGGCGTCGCCGGCAAGTGACAGGAGTGGGCGGCGGCAAACGGAGACGCCTATGCGGCACGCGGCCAGAAGGTGTGTAAAGCAGGGGATGTGCGGCACGCGGCCGCGAGAAAGAAATGGTGGGCGATACTGGGATCGAACCAGTGACCCCTTCCGTGTGAAGGAAGTGCGCTACCGCTGCGCTAATCGCCCAAAGATCAGGTGATCTCTGCTCAAAGACAGTAGCCGACGAAGGCGGGACGAAGCAAACGCAATGGGCGTAGTGCACGTCACGTTATCCTGATTAGACACCGGTCGGCGATTGTGGCTATATTAATCAGGCAGTCAGCGAGACGGGAACCGTCGAGTTGATATGCGGATGTAGCTCAGCTGGTAGAGCACCACCTTGCCAAGGTGGGGGTCGCGGGTTCGAATCCCGTCATCCGCTCGAAGGCCAAGTAATGTAGAGTTACTTAACCACTTGGTGGGTTGGCCGAGAGGCGAGGCAGCGGCCTGCAAAGCCGTATACACGGGTTCGAATCCCGTACCCACCTCTCGTATGGGCGATTGGCGCAGATGGTTAGCGCGCTTCCTCGACACGGAAGAGGTCGCTGGTTCGAATCCAGTATCGCCCACCAGATCCCCGGAACTCCGGGGATTTTTCATGCCCGCAGGCTATGGGCGTAGGCGGGGGCTTATAGGACGTCCTCTTCTGGCTTGTCCGTTCGACGGAACGCGCTCATGGCCAGTAGTGCCGATACGGTGAATAGCATGATGACGACGACAATGCGGACGTCGATCGCGGCGCCGGCGGCGCGGGTGATGCCGGTGGCGGCAAGAATGAGTGCGAGTGAGCCGAAGATGGCTGTGCTGATACGCATGTTAGTTTCCTTCTTTCGCGGGTAGGGAGCCGACGAGCACGGTCCCGTAGGAGTAGGTGATCTTGATGGTGGTGGCATCTTCGGGGTTAGCGACGGCGGCGGGGGAGAAGATACGGAGGGTCTTGCCTTCGTTGACAGGCAGAGACGCCCACCACCTCCCGTCGGAATACTGGACAGTGGGATTGGCGGGTTCTTGCCACCTTTTGCCGTCGACCTCCACTTCCCAGGCCTGCCACCCGTTGAGGTTTGCGTAAGAGGTGCCGTAGGATCCCTCGCGCCGGGTGACCTCGATGATGACGGGGTCTGATTCCCTAAAGGTGTAGGGGTTGTCCGCATGAATGAAGGTGTCGACGGAGTAGGTGTGCGGCGTGGCGGTGTCAGTCTTGAAGGTGGCGCCCGCGACCGAGAAAAACGAAGGGCCATCGTAGGCGCGGGACGACGCAAGGACGAGCTTGGGCGAGGTGATCATGTGGGTGGGCATGATGAGTGCCAGAGCGAGCATTGCCGCGGTGGGCAAACCGAGTAGCCAGGTGAGGGCGGTGAGCCACGTGGCCCGCAAGCCCCGCACGCCGGCATACATGACCCCGACGGCGACGACGGCGAGCCCCACGCTCAGTGCCATCAGGACGGCGGCGAACCGGCCGGGCACGGCAATGAGCGCGATGGCGGTGGCAACGAGCGCGGTGGCGAGGATGAGCGAAATCGCCCGCCCGCTCAGTGCCGGCTTCTTGACTTTGGGTGCCTTGGTGGGCCGTGGAGCGGAGAACTCGGGTGCCGATTTGAGGGCCGCTTCGGCATCGGGATCGAATTCGTATTGCGCTGTGGTGTACGGGGTTGGACCGTGCTGTGCCGTGTGGTACGACGCCGTCTCGTCCTGTGTCGTCGCGTACTGGACCGTGTCGTATGGCGCCGTCGCATGAGTGGCGCCCTCGCCTTGGGTTGCGCTGAACGGTGCGGGTTGACTGTACGCTGGCCCTGGCTGAGCGGCGCCGTAGCCGGCGGGGCCGGGGCGCGCCGGCCCGTATGGGGGCTGCGTGGAGCGACCTCGCCAGAACACCCAGAACACCCCGGCGAGGAGGACCAGCCCGACCACCGGGAGCGTTGCTGGTGTCCGATGGGCGATGAAATTTCCCCAGATCGCGACGAACGGCATGAACATCACCGCGCCGACCAGGATAAGGATCACGGAGGCGGCGAAGGCCGCGTCGGGGCTGCGAAGCGCGCCGTCGGCCACGATGTCCTCGGTGTCGTAATCGGGCAGGAGGAGCCAGCCAAGCCCGTACAGGAGGAAGCCGAGGCCGCCGAATGGGACAAGCACGATGAGGCCCATGCGGACCAAGATGGGGGAGATACCCCAGCGATGGGCGAGGCCGGCGCAGACGCCACCGGCGAGCCTGTCGGGCGTGCGCCGCAGGGGCTGGGAACGAAGGGAATCGAAAAGGTCCATGGCCTCATTCTTCGCTATCCGCACGCCCAAAGCGTCCCTGAACACCCCTGAATAAACCCTGATTCCTCCCTGAAAAGCCCTGAATTGTCCGCCGCATGGTTGGGTTTGGGTCTCCGGGGTGAGACGATCGAGGCATGGATGCGGATTATGCAGATCTTCGGGCGCCGTGGGCGAGGCAACGCCTGCCCCTCGAGCGTCGTGAGCCAAGCCGGCTTGCCGGAGTGTGTCAGGGGCTGGCCGGTCACCTCGGCGGGCCCGTACGCGCGTGGCGCTGGGCCTTCGCTCTCCTATCCTGGACGATCGTTCCGGTCGTGGTCTACGTGGTGCTCGCGTTGGCATTGCCTCGAGCGGGCGTCGACACCAGCCGACGCAGGCTGATCAAGCCGCTCACCCCCGGACGGGACTCTCGGCCCGCTACCTCCGTCGCCCTCGGGGCGATAGGCCTCGTCATCCTCCTAGTGGTTGCGGGTTACTTCCCGCTCGCGCGCTGGGCGCTCCCCATCGCCTTAGTCCTCGCCGGCGGCGCGATCGCGTGGTCCGTCCAAGGCAGGTGGTCCAACGTCGCGCTCGCCGGCGGGCTCGTGCTCGCCACGCTAGGCGCCGTCGTCGTGGTCGGTAACGTCGTCGCCGACGCCGACATCGCGACCGCGTTCGCCACCGGGCTCGCCGCGCTCGCCGGCGGCGGCTTCGTGCTCTACCCCTCCCAGATGCGATCGCGCGTGCGGGCACAGGAGCAGAACGCCCAGCTCATTCGGGAGGAGACCCGAGCCGACATCGCCGCGCACCTGCACGACTCCGTCCTCCAGACGCTCGCCCTCATCCGCTCTCGCGCCGAGGACGCCGACGCCGTCCGTCTCCTCGCCCGCCAACAGGAGGCAGAGTTGCGCGACTACCTTTACTCGGACCGCCGTGACGAGACCTCGGTGGCCACCGTCCTGACCCGTCGCTCCCGCGATGTGGAGGCGACGTACGGCGCCCAGATCGACGTCGTCATCACCGGCGACACCGAGGTCACCGCGCGAACCCAGGCGCTCATTGACGCGGCGGGGGAGGCGCTGACAAACGCCTGCAAGCACGGCGGTAGCCCGATTTCGGTATACGCAGAGCTCGGCGAGCGCGCCGACGTCTGGGTGCGCGACCGCGGGGAGGGCTTCGATGTGGATAGCATTGGTGAGGATCGGCGAGGAGTGCGTGACTCGATCTACGGACGAATGGAGCGCGTGGGCGGGCACGCGAGCGTGCGCTCGCCACTGCCCACGGGAGGAACCGAGGTTCACCTCGGGGTCGGCGAGGAGGAAGAATGAAAGTCATTGTGGTCGACGATCATGCCCTGGTCCGAGCGGGCATCATCGCCCAGATCGACGGGCACGAGGTCGAAGTGGTGGGACAGGCCGCGAGCGTGGAGGAGGCGATCGATGTCATCCGAGCCGTAGACTGCGACGTCGTCCTTCTCGATGTCCATCTGCCCGGCGGGGCGGGCGGGGGAGGCGCCGAGGTCATCCGTGCCTTCGCCGGAAAGAACGGACCGCGATTCCTCGCGCTGTCGGTGTCGGACGCGGCGGAGGATGTCGTCTCCGTGGTGCGTTCGGGGGCGCGTGGTTACGTCACCAAGTCGATCAATCGCGACGAGCTCATCGAGGCGCTCGAGCGGGTGGTGGCCGGCGACGCCGCCTTCTCACCCAAGCTTGCCGGCTTCGTTCTTGACGCCTTCGGCACGTCCCGTAGCGCCGTGGCCGAACGCGACGAGGAGCTCGACCGGCTCTCAGCCCGCGAGCAGGACGTCATGCGTCTGATTGCCCGTGGCTACACCTACAAGGAGACAGCCTCGGAACTGTTCATCTCGGTCAAGACGGTCGAGACGCACGTGTCGGCCTGCCTTCGCAAACTCCAGCTGTCCAATCGCAAGGAGCTCTCGCGGTGGGCGGCGGCCCGGGGGATCTAGCGGGGGAACCTGGGCGCTGCGGGCGTCAGCAGGCTCGGGCCTGTCAGGAACGGGGCATCGGAACGAGCGGTGTTGCGGTTCTTAACACTCGATGACGTTGACGCCCACGTGGACCGCCAGGCCGCCGAGCGCCGTCTCCTTATACTTGGCCTGCATGTCCTTGCCCGTCTCTCGCATGGTGGCGATGACGGAGTCGAGGGAGACCATGTGGGAGCCGTCCCCGCGCAGGGCGGTGCGGGCGGCGGCCACGGCCTTGATCGCGGCGATCGCGTTGCGCTCGATGCAGGGGATCTGCACGAGGCCACCCACGGGATCGCAGGTGAGACCCAGGTTGTGTTCCATGGCGATTTCGGCGGCGTTCTCCACCTGGCGCGGGTTGCCGCCCAGCACGGCGGCAAGGCCGGCTGCCGCCATCGAGCATGCGGAGCCCACTTCGCCCTGGCAGCCGACCTCGGCGCCGGATATGGAGGCGGTGGTCTTGAAGATCATCCCGATGGCGCCGGCGGTGAGGAGGAAGGTTTCCACGGCGTCGGCGTCGAGACCGATGAAGTCGCGGCAGTAGTGCATGACGGCGGGGATGATCCCGGCGGCGCCGTTGGTCGGTGCGGTGACGACGCGGCCGCCCCCGGCGTTTTCCTCGTTGACGGCGAGTGCGTAGAGCCCGATCCAGTCCATGGCCCGCAGCGGGTCTGCCGCGTCGGATTCGGCGAGGAGGGCGGCGTGCAGCTTTGGGGCGCGGCGCAGCACTTGCAGTCCGCCGGGAAGAACTCCGCCGTGGTCGAGGCCCGCAGTGACGCAGCTTTGCATCACCTCCCAGATAGCGGCGAGTCCGCTGGAGATCTCTTCGCCCGTGTGGAGGGCCTCCTCGTTGGCGCGTGCCACGTCGGCGATCGACATGCCGGTGAGCTGACAGATGAGGAGGAGCTCGTCGGCGGTGCGGAAAGCGTGGGGAAGGTCGGCGGTGGGCGCGATCCCCATGTCGGCGTCCTCCTCGCACACCACGAAGCCGCCGCCCACGGAGTAATAGGTGCGCTCGAGGATAAGCTCCTCACCGTTGAATGCGGACATCGTCATGGCGTTGGGGTGCCCGGGAAGCTCGGTATGGCCCAGGAGTTCGATGTCTGTAGCCGGATCGAAGCAGATGGTGATCTGCCCGGCGGCCGTGGCGAGCGGGAGGCGGCGCTCGGCGCGGACCCGCCCCACGGCGTCGGCGACGCGTTCGGGCCGTACGCGCGCCGGCTCGAAACCCATGAGGCCGAGGATGACGGCCTTGTCGGTGCCGTGACCGATGCCGGTGGCGCCGAGCGAGCCGTACAAGCGAACCCGGACTCGGCTGACCGAGCCGGGCAGGTGGCCGGCGAACATGTGGGCGGCCGTCATCGGCCCGGAGGTGTGTGAGGAGGAGGGACCGATCCCGATTTTGAACAGGTCAAACACGCTTAAGCTCATGGGACGATAGTAGTCGTATGTAGGGCTTCACATGAAGGCGAGAAAAGGGAGGTTGGCGGGGCGGGGTATGATGGCGACGTGCGTACCTTGTATGTGCGTACCAGATGTGAGAGGAGCCACTGTGCCCAACCTAGTGATTGACGGAGACTCGCTGCAGATCAGCGAGTCCGTGAGCGGAATTGACCACTTCAAGGCCAACAAGGAGATCGTCGCCCTTCGGGTGAACGGCGAGCTGAAGGATCTGGCCACGGATCTGGCCACGTTACCCGACGGCGCCACGGTCGAGGGGGTTACGATCCACGAGCAGGACGGGCTCAACATCCTTCGCCACTCCGCCACCCACGTCCTCGCCCAGGCGGTCCAGAACAAGTTTCCGTCAGTCAACCTCGGCATTGGCCCGTTCATCACGGACGGCTTCTACTACGACTTCGGCAACATCCCGGCCGTCACCCCCGAACTGCTCAAGGAGCTGGAGAAGGACATGGCCCGGATCGTCAAGGAGGGTCAGCGTTTCGTGCGCCGCCCGGTGAGCGACGACGACGCCGCGGCCGAGCTTTCCGATCAGCCCTACAAGCTCGAGCTCATCACCCTCAAGGGTGGCTCGGACGCCGACAACGACCAGGCCGCCGAGGGTGCGTCCGTCGAGGTTGGTGGGGGAGAGCTGACGATGTATGACAACGTCAACCGGCGCGGCGAGGTGGTCTGGACGGACCTGTGCCGTGGCCCCCACCTGCCCACCACGAAGCTGATCGGAAACGGCTTCTCGCTCACCCGCTCCTCGGCTGCTTACTGGCGGGGAGACCAGGCCAACGATTCCCTCCAGCGCATCTATGGAACGGCCTGGCCGAGCAAGGACGAACTCGTGGCCTACAAGACCCGGATCGAGGAGGCGCAAAAGCGCGACCACCGCAAGCTCGGCACCGAGCTGGACCTGTTCTCCTTCCCGGATGAGATCGGCTCGGGCCTGGCGGTTTTCCATCCCAAGGGTGGCATCATCCGGATGGTGATGGAGGAGTATTCGCGTAAGCGCCATTTGGAGGCGGGCTACTCGTTCGTCAACACCCCGCACATCACCAAGGGCAACCTTTTCCAGATTTCGGGCCATCTCGACTTCTACCGAGATGGTATGTACCCGCCGATGCACATGGACGAGGTGGTCGACGCCGAGGGCAATGTGGTCAAGGAAGGCCAGGATTACTACCTCAAGCCGATGAACTGCCCGATGCACAACCTTATCTTCCGCTCTCGCGGACGCTCCTACCGCGAGCTACCGCTACGCCTGTTTGAGTTTGGCACGGTCTACCGCAACGAGGCGTCCGGCGTCGTCCACGGTCTGACCCGCGCCCGTGGATTCACCCAGGATGACGCCCACATCTACTGCACCCGCGATCAGATGAAGGAGGAGCTGACCACGCTTCTCGACTTCGTCCTGTCGTTGCTCAAGGACTACGGCCTGGACGACTTCTACCTCGAGCTGTCAACCAAGAACCCGAAGAAGTACGTGGGGGAGGACGACGTGTGGGAGGAATCCACCCGCGTGCTAGAGGAGGTGGCCACCGCCTCGGGGCTTCAGCTCGTTCCGGATCCGGAGGGTGCTGCCTTCTACGGGCCGAAGATTTCGGTCCAGGCGAAGGACGCGTTGGGGCGCACCTGGCAGATGTCTACCATCCAGCTCGACTTCAACCTGCCCGAGCGTTTCGAGCTCGAATACACGGCCTCCGACGGCTCACGCCAGCGCCCGGTGATGATCCACCGCGCGCTCTTCGGCTCCATCGAGCGCTTCTTCGGCGTGCTGACCGAGCATTACGGCGGAGCCTTCCCGGCGTGGCTTGCCCCGGTCCAGGTGCGTTGCGTGCCGGTGGCTGAGGCCTTCGACGACTACCTGTTCGATGTGGCGGACAAGTTGCGCTCGCGTGGCGTGCGCGTGGAGGTCGACACCTCCGACGACCGCTTCGGAAAGAAGATCCGCAACGCCTCGAAGGACAAGATCCCATTCACGCTCATCGCCGGCGGTGACGACGCGGCGGCGGGCGCGGTATCCTTCCGCATGCGCGATGGCTCGCAGGACAACGGCATCGCCGTCGACCAGGCGATTGAACGGATCTGCGCGGCTATCGACAGCCACGAGAACCAGTAGGGAGTAGCCATGCTTTCTCGCAGCGGCCGGCCGCTGGCGAAGGTCATCTTTGGTCCCATCGCCAAGGCTCTCGTCCGGATGGGGGTCGGTGCCAACGCCGTCACGATCGTGGGCGGGGTGGCATCCTCCGTCGCCGCGCTGGTGCTCTTCCCACTCAACCAGTTGCTGGTTGGTGCGCTGGTGGTAACCATCCTCGTCATCTTCGATAACTTGGACGGTCAGATGGCGCGCCTGACGGGTAAGACCACGAAGTTTGGCGCCTTCCTCGACTCGACGATGGACCGGTTTTCCGACGGCGCGATCTTCGCTTCGCTCGCGATGTGGGGTTACCTGCACGCGGACGAGGCCACGAAGGTCTGGGTGGTCTCCGGAGCCATCGCGGCCGCCATCGTCGGCGGAATCGTGCCCTACGCCCGGGCGCGCGCGGAGGGGGTGGGCTATTCGGCGTCGGTGGGCCTTGCCGAGCGAGCCGACCGCCTCGTCTTCGCCCTCATCCTCGTGCTTGCCACAGGGCTTGGCGCCACCCACTGGGTGATGGCCGTGGGCATGTGGGTGCTCGCTGTCCTCGCCCTGTTCACGGTGGGCCAGCGCGTCGTCTACGTCCACAAGCAGATGGCGCAGGCTGGTGACGCGTGAGTATCCTGGGCCTCTTCCGGGCCGCCTCGTGGCTGGTTGACGCGTTGCCCGAACCGGTGGGACGGGCGATCTTCCGGGCCGTCGGCGCGGTTACGGGCGCCTCCAACATGCACGGCGCGGTCCAGCTGCGTGCCAACCTGGATCGCATCGTGCCCGTGACGGGATCCTGGAGGGCGCGGCGGCGTAGCTCCAGGGCGATGCGCTCCTACATGGACTACTACTACGAGGTGTTCCGCCTCAGCTCGCTGACGCAAGAACAGATCGACGCGCGGGTCACATGCGAGAATGTCGATGCGCTAAGGGCACACCTGGAGTCGGGGCATTCGGCCTCGGCGGCGCTACTTCACATGAGCAACTGGGACCTCGCCGGGGCCTGGGCGACCAGGAACCTCGCACCCGTCCACTCGATCGCGGAAAAGCTCAACCCGCCCGAGTTGGCCGAGCACTTCCTCAGCTTCCGCCGCTCGATCGGGCTGACCATCTACCAAACCGGCGGCGGGGCGATCTCCCACCTCGAGCGCTCCATGCGCACAGAGCCGATCATCGTCACGCTGCTATGCGACCGGGACCTATCCGCCTCCGGCGTCCAGGTGAACCTCGCGGACAAGCCGGTTCGTGTGGCGGTGGGCGCGGCGCTGCTGGCCCAGCGCACGGGTGAACCGATGTGGCCGATCACGATCGTCAACGACGACTTCGGTCACGACGCCGAGCGCGTGCGCCGCGCCGGAACCCGCTACGGGATCCGGATCATCTTCGGCGAGCCAATTCGCGCCGGGGTCGGGCCGGAGGCGAGTGGAAAGGAGCGCGAGGCCGACATCGTGCGGATGAATCAAGACTGGCTCGACCAGGCCTGGCCGTTACTCGCCACCCATGTTGCCGATTGGCATATGCTCCAAAAGGTATTCGTCGAGGACCTGGACCCGGCGCGGCTGGCCAGGTTTAAGGAACCCACATGAAGATCGGAATTGCCTGCGGTTACTCGTGGGACGTGCACGGCGGCGTGCAGTACCACATCCGCGACCTCGCCCAGGAGTTGATATCGCGCGGGCACGAGGTGTCCGTCATCGCCCCGGCCGAAAAGACGCCGGCTGAGGACTTCGTCTACCCCGTCGGTGCGGCGATCCCGGTGCACTACAACGGCTCGGTCGCGCGCCTCAGCTTTGGCCCGCGCGTCAACCGTGAGGTACGAAAGTGGCTCAAGCAGGGCAACTTCGACGTCCTCCATGTTCACGAACCCTTCACGCCGTCGGTGTCGATGCTCGCCCTCATGAGCGCCGAGTGCCCGGTGGTCTCCACCTTCCACACTGCGATGGATCACTCGCGAATGCTGACCCTCGCATCCCCCTTCCTCGTGCCGATCCTTGACAAGATTCAGGCACGCATCGCCGTCTCCGAGGAGGCCCGGCGCACGGCCGTCCAGCACCTTGGCGGGGACGCCTGGGTCATCCCCAACGGCGTGTTCGTCTCGGACCTGCAGATCGACGCCCCCGATCCGCGATTCACCGGCACGCCCGAGGCGCCCACGCTTGCCTTCCTGGGGCGCCTCGACGAGCCGCGCAAGGGCCTGCCCGTCGTCGCCGCGGCGTTCGGCCAGATTCGCGCGGCGCACCCGGGGGTGCGGCTACTGGTGGCGGGCAAGGGTGATACGCAGGAGGCATCGCGCATGTTCGGAGCGAACGCCGACGCCGTCGAGTTCCTCGGACCCGTCTCCGATCGTGACAAGGCGCTCCTGCTCGGCAGCGCCGACGCCTACATCGCACCGAACACGGGCGGGGAGTCGTTCGGCATCATCCTCGTGGAGGCGATGAGCGCGGGGGCGTTCATCGTCGCCTCCGACATCCCGGCTTTTCGCGCCGTGCTCTCCGACGGGGAGTTCGGCGTGCACTTTAGCAACGAGGATCCGCAGGACCTCGCCCGCGTGGTCAACGCCGCCCTCGATGATCGCCCCATGCGCGTCAGAATCTCCGCCCTCGCTTCTGAGGCGGCATGGCGCTATGACTGGGGGACGGTCGCCTCCCATATTCTCTCGGTTTACGAGACGGCGATTCGCACCGCCAGGATCGAGGTGGACGAATGACGTGGAAAATCGCACTGCTCGTCGTCGTCGGCGTCCTGCTCGTGATCTGCATCGCGGCAACGTTGCTTGCCCGCTCGCTCGACCGTCTTCACAAGAACGTCATGAAGTCGCGTGTCGCCCTCGAGCGCGCGCTGGTGGATAGGGCACGAGCCGCCCTGCGGGTGGCTCGCTGCGGGGTGCTGGACGTGGCGAGCTCAATCGTTGTTGCTGATCTCGCCACCGCGGCGATCGAGGCCTCGGCCTACCCGATCGTCGACGACGGGCTGGACGCCATCGTCATCGAGGACGACGGGCGCACGCTCAGCCGCGGTGCGGGCGAACCGCCGGACCGCCTCACGCTCGAATCGGAGCTGAGCCGGGCGCTGCGCCACTCGGTTGATCAGCTGGAGGCGACATCGCCAGAGCTGGAAGACCTGCAACGCGCGCGCGTCGCGGTGCAAATGACACGTCGCTTCCATAACAATCACGTCTCCCAGGCGCGCCGCGTGCGGCGCAACTGGCTGGTGCGCCTCCTGCACCTGCACGGGCGGGCGCCCGAGCCGCAGATGGTCAACCTTGACGATCGGCTCGACCGTGAGTGAGCGGCCAGCGGAGACCGTGAACGAATGGCCCCTTGACGCGGACGGCTTCCCACATCGCCGGGCGGGTCGCTGCGTCGTGTTCAACACGCGCGGTCAGATCCTGATGATCCTCGGCCACGACGTCGACCGCGCCGACTACCGGTGGTGGTTCACGCCCGGAGGCGGCCTGCTGCAGGGCGAGAGTGCAGCCGAGGGCGCGGCTCGTGAGCTCGCCGAGGAGACGGGACTTCACGTGGATCCCGGGCGGCTGGTCGGGCCGGTCCTCGATCGGCGTTCGACGTTCCGCTTCTATTTCTCCACCCGTAAGCAGGACGAGCTCTTCTTCCTCCTCCACGTGAGCGAGGAGGAAGAGGTGCGGATCGATTCGCGCGCGGGCGCCCGGCTGACGGATGTGGAGAAGGAAGTACTGGACGACATGCGCTGGTGGGACCTCGACGAGCTCGCCGCCACGGAAGCGGGCGGCGTTTTGGTTTTCCCGGTCGGCCTCGTCGCGATGGCCCGTCGGTGGCGCGCGGGGTGGGACGGTGAACTT is part of the Trueperella abortisuis genome and harbors:
- the thrS gene encoding threonine--tRNA ligase, whose amino-acid sequence is MPNLVIDGDSLQISESVSGIDHFKANKEIVALRVNGELKDLATDLATLPDGATVEGVTIHEQDGLNILRHSATHVLAQAVQNKFPSVNLGIGPFITDGFYYDFGNIPAVTPELLKELEKDMARIVKEGQRFVRRPVSDDDAAAELSDQPYKLELITLKGGSDADNDQAAEGASVEVGGGELTMYDNVNRRGEVVWTDLCRGPHLPTTKLIGNGFSLTRSSAAYWRGDQANDSLQRIYGTAWPSKDELVAYKTRIEEAQKRDHRKLGTELDLFSFPDEIGSGLAVFHPKGGIIRMVMEEYSRKRHLEAGYSFVNTPHITKGNLFQISGHLDFYRDGMYPPMHMDEVVDAEGNVVKEGQDYYLKPMNCPMHNLIFRSRGRSYRELPLRLFEFGTVYRNEASGVVHGLTRARGFTQDDAHIYCTRDQMKEELTTLLDFVLSLLKDYGLDDFYLELSTKNPKKYVGEDDVWEESTRVLEEVATASGLQLVPDPEGAAFYGPKISVQAKDALGRTWQMSTIQLDFNLPERFELEYTASDGSRQRPVMIHRALFGSIERFFGVLTEHYGGAFPAWLAPVQVRCVPVAEAFDDYLFDVADKLRSRGVRVEVDTSDDRFGKKIRNASKDKIPFTLIAGGDDAAAGAVSFRMRDGSQDNGIAVDQAIERICAAIDSHENQ
- the pgsA gene encoding phosphatidylinositol phosphate synthase, whose amino-acid sequence is MLSRSGRPLAKVIFGPIAKALVRMGVGANAVTIVGGVASSVAALVLFPLNQLLVGALVVTILVIFDNLDGQMARLTGKTTKFGAFLDSTMDRFSDGAIFASLAMWGYLHADEATKVWVVSGAIAAAIVGGIVPYARARAEGVGYSASVGLAERADRLVFALILVLATGLGATHWVMAVGMWVLAVLALFTVGQRVVYVHKQMAQAGDA
- a CDS encoding phosphatidylinositol mannoside acyltransferase; translation: MSILGLFRAASWLVDALPEPVGRAIFRAVGAVTGASNMHGAVQLRANLDRIVPVTGSWRARRRSSRAMRSYMDYYYEVFRLSSLTQEQIDARVTCENVDALRAHLESGHSASAALLHMSNWDLAGAWATRNLAPVHSIAEKLNPPELAEHFLSFRRSIGLTIYQTGGGAISHLERSMRTEPIIVTLLCDRDLSASGVQVNLADKPVRVAVGAALLAQRTGEPMWPITIVNDDFGHDAERVRRAGTRYGIRIIFGEPIRAGVGPEASGKEREADIVRMNQDWLDQAWPLLATHVADWHMLQKVFVEDLDPARLARFKEPT
- a CDS encoding glycosyltransferase family 4 protein, with the protein product MKIGIACGYSWDVHGGVQYHIRDLAQELISRGHEVSVIAPAEKTPAEDFVYPVGAAIPVHYNGSVARLSFGPRVNREVRKWLKQGNFDVLHVHEPFTPSVSMLALMSAECPVVSTFHTAMDHSRMLTLASPFLVPILDKIQARIAVSEEARRTAVQHLGGDAWVIPNGVFVSDLQIDAPDPRFTGTPEAPTLAFLGRLDEPRKGLPVVAAAFGQIRAAHPGVRLLVAGKGDTQEASRMFGANADAVEFLGPVSDRDKALLLGSADAYIAPNTGGESFGIILVEAMSAGAFIVASDIPAFRAVLSDGEFGVHFSNEDPQDLARVVNAALDDRPMRVRISALASEAAWRYDWGTVASHILSVYETAIRTARIEVDE
- a CDS encoding NUDIX hydrolase, which codes for MNEWPLDADGFPHRRAGRCVVFNTRGQILMILGHDVDRADYRWWFTPGGGLLQGESAAEGAARELAEETGLHVDPGRLVGPVLDRRSTFRFYFSTRKQDELFFLLHVSEEEEVRIDSRAGARLTDVEKEVLDDMRWWDLDELAATEAGGVLVFPVGLVAMARRWRAGWDGELISAVEE